CAGTAAAGAGGAATTTGCAACAGGCAAACCCGTCAAATCACTCACCACAGTTTGGAAATTTAAAAGAGATTCCAATCTACCCTGAGATATTTCGGGTTGATATGGTGTGTATGAAGTATACCATTCTGGACACTCTAAGACATTTCTTTGAATCACTGGTGGCAGAATTGTATCATAGTAGCCCTTACCAATATAGTTCTTAACTTTATAGTTATTTTTCTCAGCTATTTGAGCCAAATGGTTTAACATAGCAGTCTCATTAAAGACACCCTTTGGCGAGGACTTAAATTTTAAACCATCTTTCATGCCTAAAATTTTGCTAGGAACCATGTCGTTGACAAAATCGCTTAGATCGTTATAATTAGAATTGACTGTCTTGAGCATTTCGTCCACATCTTTAGGATTAGGTCCGAGGTGCCTTCTTTGAAATGTATCCAATCTATCATTCTTGCTATCCAATGGATCAGCATGATATATCTGTTTGAATTTAGTGCTGGAAACGTCTGTGGCATATAGTCTTCTTAGACCGGTCCAAGAACGCTTAATAGCGGTTCCTTTCAACATGTCGGGTATATATAGTTAAGTTTTTggttttaattttttttgcagttCTTAGTTTTGATTTGCAGTACTTTGAAGTGCAAGTAGTATTATCTAAATTATGAAGTGTCTCTCAATCCACTGTCTTCCTATTAGCTATCGCCGGTGTTAGAGTAGTACCACAAAATAGTTTCTATTTGGTGAATAGCCACATGAATAGAACTATAGAAGGTTACAAAAAAGAGTAAGAGACACCTAGACTCCCAAGTCACTTGAATTAACCAAAAACGTACATTGTTTATATACATATCGTTCTGATTATCTGACAACTGAACTCTTTCtcttatttatttatttctcttctaattttactctttctttcaagGGCAGATAGCACCACTATCCTATTAGAGGTTAAAGTTTCACGTTGTTTCACGTCCTTATCCTATACTCACAGAAAGTCACTTGTGTTGGAGTTCATAGCTCATCGCGACTCTTAGAAGCTGAACTCATTATGACTCTGTCTGGTGCATGTTtcttattttatttttttaactcTTTTGGCATCCAATGTGGTAACTGGAATATACGGAGATGCAATCGAGATGCTCTACAGCCCGAAACGGTATGCTCCCTCCCTTTGCAAAATGTTAAAAGAAAGTGTGGAATAGAGAGAAGTTAGAGTACAGAGTTATTTCCTTCTCCATTCGGCCATCAACTAAAGTTTGCAGATAAGGTAGGCAAAAAAGTAGCTTTACCATCCATCCGATCCATTCATGTTCACGTAGGCCCTCTCTCGGATACCCTCACTGTAGTGTATAATATACATAGTAAGAGAGGGAAAGAGAAGGCAAGCTTTCGAAAGAGGTTCAGGATCGTGTTCGTATGGCATCCATCCCACACTCACAACTACCAACCTCCCTCCATCGACAAACAGGGGAAAGTCACTTATCAGTAGTACAAAATCTCGTCAACAAGAAAGTTGACTCCTTATAAAACGATGGTGACTTCTTTGTTGGAATCATCGTAAATTTATGGAAAATGTTTGACTCCCTCTGCGTGTCCCATCGTACTATATCTCTCATTCTCGGTAGTTGCTTTTGAGCATATCACACAGATGATTAAGCCTTATCTTTGACAAAGCTGGTTGCTCTGGTTCAAAAATCACCAAGGCAAGGAAAGAGTGGAAAGTACACAACACAAGGGATATATATTTTCCTGGCTACAAAGTTGTGCTTGCACACTACAACAGGAACCGAAGGTTTAAGTTCCTAAGGAGTTGGCTATATCTACTGAGATCCTGCTATGTTGAAGATGCATAGATAAGCACCATTTTTCTAATCTTATCTCTTATATAATCTCACCATCTACACATTTGTGCATTCGCCAGTGTGATAACATCTCCTTGGCCTCGGGATTAAGCCTGTATGAACTTAGGAGAGCCTCTCCTCTTCTCAATACTACCCCCAACGAAAGCACTTGTGTGCCAGCCTACCCTCCTACAAAATCAACTATCTCAGCACATCGTAGTTTATACCATATATACCCAGTCCTTGGAACATCGAAACTATCGATCTCACTAAAATGTATGCCCAATTATCATGGGCAACAGAACCAAAGCACTATGCCTATGATGTTCTCTTGAGAGCTTAGCATCCTAGTCTCGTGATATGTCACTGCAGCAGCAGCCCGCGACTCTCTTCCACTGGCGAGAAACTCGGGAACAAACTCTCAGGACAGTGTTCTCGATTCAGTTGCTGGGCAGTAATGCGGCAAGCTATCAGTTACAGATGGAATATTAGTGCTGAGATTTGCTTTGACGTTCAGGGATTCAATACCAAGAAGAGTAGCTCTATTCTGTTCCTGAGTCCATAGCTATATTGCCGCCTCTTCAACTAATTGTCGCTTTCACAGAATTCCTCAACTGGGAACGTTACTCTGCAAATAGGTATCCTGAACGTATTGAGCTGAATTTTTTCTCTCAGATTATCAACTGGTatttaacaataataacacCCAAGACCAACAATAGTAAATTGCCGCTACAAATAGTGCTCTTAAAGTTTAGATTGAATAAAGCAAATATCATCACCGTACAACAAACACAGTAAATATGGCAAGACAGAATTTCATTGGTTTGGTGGTGTCTCAAGGGAAGATGCAAAAGACGGTCAAAGTCAGAGTGGAGAGGAAAGTGTTTGACAAGAGAATTAATAAAgaattgatgaaaagaaaggatTTCCTTGTCCACGATGAAGGTGAAATCACTCGTGAAGGTGACTTGGTCCGTATAGAGGCTACCAGACCTTTATCTAAATGGAAGTCTTTTGCCATTGCAGAGATTATCAGAAACAAAGGTCAACAATTTGCTCTTTTTGAATCACAAGCCAAGGATGACGTCTTAAAAGAGGAAATgcaaaaaacaaaagagtTCTTGGAGAGAAGAGAAGCCAGACTAGGCCACACGGATAGCCAACTTCTAAAGGATGTCAAGTTTTTACAGTCATATTTTGGGAAAGTCAACAGTGAAGGTGGAAATGAGGCACAAGCAAATGAGTTGAAGCAGGAATTGGAAAAGATAAAGCAAAGATACGGTGTACAAGAGTTCACCCCCAATACAGTTAAGCAACTGATAAAATTAGATATTCAAGGAGTCGAAGAAGACTTAATAGAGCAAAAGTCTAAGATAGATGCCATGCAGGGCAAACTCAACGACCTATTGCAAGAACCTTCAAAATGTATAGAATATCTTAAACAAAGAGGTGTCGAGTCCCCAGAACTATTgcagaaaaatataatgaaaaaccTTGTACGGAAGCACGTCTTAAAGGAACTATAAACTCGAACTTGAGAGCGTTGAAGCAAATATTGAGATGCAAGCATTGTAATAGTgagtcttttttttgcattttgcTTTCTTCAGGCCTGATATCGCCAAACAGAAAAAGTAAATATTGTACTTAGTATCTATCTCTGACATGTCATGTAAATATAAGAGAGCATTCATTTTTAGTTATTATAGGAATTAGATTAGGACCATTTATATCACATGTCAAATAACTGGTGCCCATCGATTCGCTCgctttttaaattttgaaaacGATGCCCAAAATTTCAGTGTCTGATGGCGACTCCCctaaattatatatacaatacattaaaccaaaatatataaaataaatattgaaaatggATAGTATTGCCAATTAGATTCTTGAGAGTTGAACAGAAAACGACACAGATACTTTAATATTGAACGGTCAATTCTACGACTAGCATTCTTGTTCTTAAAAGTCCAAACAACCTAACAGAATATTGGTGATGTGgttaaaacaaaaatggaaaGGAAGACAAAGAGTGAAGCTTGGTCTTTGTTGGGTGTGTTTGgaggaagaagagattGATGATAACTGGCTGATCCAAAATT
This window of the Nakaseomyces glabratus chromosome L, complete sequence genome carries:
- the MRPS17 gene encoding mitochondrial 37S ribosomal protein uS17m (CAGL0L00451g~Ortholog(s) have structural constituent of ribosome activity and mitochondrial small ribosomal subunit localization), which encodes MARQNFIGLVVSQGKMQKTVKVRVERKVFDKRINKELMKRKDFLVHDEGEITREGDLVRIEATRPLSKWKSFAIAEIIRNKGQQFALFESQAKDDVLKEEMQKTKEFLERREARLGHTDSQLLKDVKFLQSYFGKVNSEGGNEAQANELKQELEKIKQRYGVQEFTPNTVKQLIKLDIQGVEEDLIEQKSKIDAMQGKLNDLLQEPSKCIEYLKQRGVESPELLQKNIMKNLVRKHVLKEL